In Salinirussus salinus, the following proteins share a genomic window:
- a CDS encoding AAA family ATPase yields the protein MTAPEETGDPEAVYDALSDEVGRVLVGREDVVEQLTVALFTRGHVLMEGVPGVAKTTMATLFARASGLTHSRVQMTPDILPADITGTHVYREATGEFDLQRGPVFANVVVADEVNRATPKTQSALLEAMQERNVTIEGETLPLPGPFMVVATQNPIELEGTFELPEAQRDRFQFKIDVGLPDRAEERGVLDRFDDEPELGPEDIEAVVSPDEVRTAREAVADVHVADPVKEYILDVVAATRDSTAVEYGASPRASLAFLDAGKARAALRGREYVIPGDVKALARPVLRHRLVLSAEAELGERSPDAVIGSLLDDVPTPSADAEFAAASTARD from the coding sequence ATGACGGCGCCCGAGGAGACGGGCGACCCGGAGGCGGTCTACGACGCCCTCAGCGACGAGGTCGGCCGCGTGCTCGTCGGCCGCGAGGACGTCGTCGAACAGCTGACGGTGGCGCTGTTCACTCGGGGCCACGTGCTGATGGAGGGGGTTCCGGGCGTTGCCAAGACGACGATGGCGACGCTGTTCGCGCGAGCCAGCGGCCTCACCCACTCCCGGGTCCAGATGACGCCGGACATCCTCCCGGCCGACATCACCGGTACCCACGTCTACCGGGAGGCGACTGGGGAGTTCGACCTCCAGCGAGGACCGGTGTTCGCCAACGTGGTCGTCGCCGACGAGGTCAACCGGGCGACGCCGAAGACGCAGTCGGCGCTGCTGGAGGCGATGCAGGAGCGCAACGTCACCATCGAGGGGGAGACACTCCCGCTTCCGGGGCCGTTCATGGTCGTGGCGACCCAGAACCCGATCGAACTCGAGGGGACGTTCGAGCTTCCGGAGGCCCAGCGCGACCGCTTCCAGTTCAAGATCGACGTCGGCCTGCCCGACCGGGCCGAGGAGCGGGGGGTCCTCGACCGGTTCGACGACGAACCCGAACTGGGGCCGGAGGACATCGAGGCGGTCGTCTCGCCCGATGAGGTCCGGACAGCCCGTGAGGCCGTGGCGGACGTCCACGTCGCCGACCCGGTCAAGGAGTACATCCTCGACGTCGTCGCGGCGACTCGTGACAGCACGGCCGTGGAGTACGGCGCCTCCCCGCGGGCGTCTCTGGCCTTCCTCGACGCCGGGAAAGCCCGGGCGGCTCTGCGGGGACGCGAATACGTCATTCCTGGCGACGTGAAGGCACTCGCCCGCCCGGTCCTCCGCCACCGGCTGGTGTTGAGTGCCGAGGCAGAACTCGGCGAGCGCAGTCCGGACGCGGTCATCGGGAGTCTGCTCGATGACGTCCCCACCCCGAGTGCCGACGCGGAGTTCGCGGCCGCCTCGACGGCCCGGGACTGA
- a CDS encoding DUF4350 domain-containing protein yields MRVLGTDVDLPRALLVGLASLVALTLVLAGLFSTAAFGAYNPNWDGTSDLRALADDRAGDTVIARDVGAYGDTEPDETVAFVLSPTEAYTANETNRLRTFADRGGTLVVAGDFGSHENPLLAGLGVETRLNGTLVRDERFYYRSPALPTATNVSANHTLASGVEQVTLNYGTVLEPGPNATVLVGTSAFAYLDTNASGELEDNETVASYPVVAVEAVGEGRVVVVSDPSVFLNAMLERPGNRAFATNFVDGPSTVLFDLSHTTGVPPLAAAVLILRESPLALAATGSVAVVGLALWGRGRTAWVTAPVRRRLAVDRGDDRDTGTEALDTEEVVDAVKRQHPDWDPDRVERVAQEINRRRQNERIDERT; encoded by the coding sequence ATGCGGGTACTGGGAACGGACGTCGACCTGCCGCGAGCCCTGCTCGTCGGCCTTGCCAGCCTCGTCGCCCTGACGCTCGTCCTCGCGGGTCTGTTCTCGACGGCCGCGTTCGGCGCATACAACCCGAACTGGGACGGGACGAGCGACCTGCGCGCACTCGCCGACGACCGCGCCGGGGACACCGTCATCGCCCGCGACGTCGGAGCCTACGGGGACACCGAGCCCGACGAGACCGTCGCCTTCGTCCTGTCGCCGACCGAGGCCTACACGGCGAACGAGACCAACCGTCTTCGGACGTTCGCCGACCGCGGCGGGACGCTGGTCGTCGCGGGCGACTTCGGCAGCCACGAGAACCCACTACTGGCAGGGCTGGGCGTCGAGACCCGGCTTAATGGCACGCTGGTGCGCGACGAGCGGTTCTACTACCGGAGCCCCGCACTGCCGACGGCGACGAACGTCTCGGCGAACCACACGCTCGCGTCGGGCGTCGAACAGGTGACACTCAACTACGGGACCGTCCTCGAGCCGGGGCCGAACGCGACGGTCCTCGTGGGTACCTCGGCGTTCGCGTACCTGGACACGAACGCCTCCGGCGAGCTCGAGGACAACGAGACCGTCGCCTCCTACCCCGTCGTCGCCGTCGAGGCGGTCGGCGAGGGTCGGGTCGTCGTGGTCTCCGACCCCAGTGTCTTCCTCAACGCGATGCTCGAACGGCCCGGAAACCGTGCGTTCGCAACGAACTTCGTCGACGGACCCTCAACGGTGCTTTTCGACCTCTCGCACACCACGGGCGTCCCACCGCTCGCGGCGGCCGTCCTGATACTCCGCGAGTCGCCGCTCGCGCTCGCAGCGACCGGGAGCGTCGCCGTCGTCGGGCTCGCGCTGTGGGGGCGTGGCCGCACTGCCTGGGTCACCGCCCCGGTCCGTCGACGGCTCGCGGTCGACCGGGGTGACGACCGCGATACCGGGACAGAGGCCCTCGACACGGAGGAGGTCGTCGACGCGGTGAAGCGCCAGCACCCCGACTGGGACCCCGACCGGGTCGAGCGCGTCGCACAAGAGATTAACCGCCGCCGCCAGAACGAACGGATAGATGAACGGACGTAG
- a CDS encoding metal-dependent hydrolase: MWPWAHAAVGYLLYVAYAHRQGLPLRGVPVLATLFGTQAPDLLDKPLAWTFAVLPAGRSLGHSLLFALPLAVLCWYVVAGRFDRPAVALGAAVGYVSHLFTDGLGAALAGRWADLSYLGWPVLALPEYELDPSFAAHFLAFEFDELTLFGFALTGLAAAVWLRLAVRARRQASEPSAAPTRE, from the coding sequence ATGTGGCCCTGGGCCCACGCCGCCGTCGGCTACCTCCTCTACGTCGCCTACGCTCACCGCCAGGGGTTACCGCTCCGCGGGGTCCCGGTCCTCGCGACCCTCTTTGGAACCCAGGCACCCGACCTGCTCGACAAGCCGCTGGCCTGGACGTTTGCCGTCCTTCCGGCCGGCCGCTCGCTCGGCCACTCGCTTCTGTTCGCGCTCCCGCTGGCCGTCCTGTGCTGGTACGTGGTCGCCGGCCGCTTCGACCGGCCCGCGGTCGCGCTCGGCGCGGCGGTCGGGTACGTCTCCCACCTCTTCACGGACGGGCTCGGGGCGGCGCTGGCAGGGCGGTGGGCCGATCTCTCATATCTCGGGTGGCCGGTGCTGGCCCTCCCCGAGTACGAGCTCGACCCGAGCTTCGCCGCGCACTTCCTGGCCTTCGAATTCGACGAGCTCACACTCTTCGGGTTCGCACTCACGGGACTCGCGGCCGCCGTCTGGCTGCGGCTCGCCGTCCGGGCGCGCCGCCAGGCGAGCGAGCCGTCCGCGGCGCCGACTCGGGAGTGA
- a CDS encoding aldo/keto reductase translates to MVVADSPVPRLGLGTWQNTDPEQCAESVRTALEVGYRHIDTAELYDNEAPVGEGIRTADVDREDIYLATKVLHPRAVEGSPDDLDRAQVRAAVQGCLDRLGVDSVDLMYVHWPAQWDLELVHAALAECRDDGLVGGVGVSNYEPAHLQTALDTDPGVVANQVECHPLLPQAALRDYCAEVGVDVVAYAPLAHGSVFDVPELKEIADERGVSVPRVTLAWLLELGVAAVPKATGEDHIRDNWAARRLELTDDELATIDGIDRKERFFDPDYAPDW, encoded by the coding sequence ATGGTCGTCGCAGACTCGCCGGTCCCCCGTCTGGGGCTTGGCACCTGGCAGAACACCGACCCCGAGCAGTGCGCCGAGAGCGTCCGGACCGCACTCGAGGTCGGCTACCGTCATATCGACACCGCCGAACTGTATGACAACGAAGCGCCCGTCGGCGAAGGGATCCGAACCGCCGACGTTGACCGGGAGGACATCTACCTGGCGACGAAAGTGCTTCATCCGCGTGCGGTCGAGGGCTCCCCCGATGACCTCGACCGCGCGCAGGTCCGGGCCGCCGTCCAGGGGTGTCTCGACCGCCTGGGCGTCGACAGCGTCGACCTCATGTACGTCCACTGGCCCGCGCAGTGGGACCTCGAACTCGTGCACGCCGCGCTCGCGGAGTGTCGCGACGACGGGCTGGTCGGGGGTGTGGGCGTCAGCAACTACGAGCCGGCCCACCTCCAGACCGCCCTTGACACCGACCCCGGGGTCGTCGCCAATCAGGTCGAGTGCCACCCGCTGCTCCCGCAGGCTGCCCTCCGGGACTACTGCGCCGAGGTCGGCGTGGACGTGGTCGCGTACGCGCCGCTGGCCCACGGGAGCGTCTTCGACGTGCCCGAACTCAAGGAAATCGCCGACGAGCGGGGCGTCAGCGTCCCGCGGGTGACCCTGGCGTGGCTGCTCGAGCTCGGGGTGGCCGCCGTCCCGAAGGCCACGGGCGAGGACCACATCCGTGACAACTGGGCCGCCCGGCGGCTGGAGCTGACCGACGACGAACTGGCGACGATCGACGGGATCGACAGGAAGGAGCGGTTTTTCGACCCCGACTACGCGCCGGACTGGTGA
- a CDS encoding LUD domain-containing protein translates to MGTDRVATFEAELEGVSTVHRTAAADFEETLAGAIVEPAVGTDIPTEDVSLADTPVETAPSPADVLAAETGVTPAGLGVANYGTITLPASEEPREVVSLYCTRHVAVLAESDLVADMPAAYDRLSEDFAAGTDTQILATGPSSTADMGELLRGVHGPHETHVVVVTDR, encoded by the coding sequence ATGGGAACGGACCGCGTCGCGACCTTCGAAGCCGAACTGGAAGGGGTGTCGACCGTTCACCGGACGGCTGCCGCCGACTTTGAGGAGACACTCGCTGGCGCGATTGTCGAGCCAGCCGTGGGGACGGATATCCCGACCGAGGACGTCTCGCTTGCGGACACGCCGGTCGAGACCGCACCCTCGCCGGCCGACGTCCTGGCTGCGGAGACCGGCGTGACGCCCGCAGGACTGGGCGTCGCCAACTACGGAACCATCACGCTGCCCGCAAGCGAGGAACCCCGCGAGGTGGTCAGCCTCTACTGCACCCGCCACGTCGCCGTTCTGGCCGAGAGCGACCTCGTCGCCGACATGCCCGCGGCCTACGACCGGCTGAGCGAGGACTTCGCCGCGGGGACGGACACCCAGATCCTCGCGACCGGGCCGAGTTCGACCGCCGACATGGGCGAACTGCTCCGGGGCGTTCACGGGCCCCACGAGACCCACGTCGTGGTGGTGACCGACCGATGA
- a CDS encoding LUD domain-containing protein: protein MSSRRDRADDLRELMESEGEAIGGNTQLINQLTAENVGSFDRYEELREEARATKEAAIENLPDLIDRLEEAVSANGGQLHVAQDAADANRIIEEILDERGAEKLVKSKSMTTEELEVNDHLEPDYEVVETDLGEYVIQVADETPSHMIGPAMHKSAADIADLFNDAFDLEEPLSDDPAELTEFARERVGEHILDADAGMTGANFVVAESGSIMLVTNEGNARKTAVTPDTHIAVTGVEKVVPTVSDLQPFTELIARTGTGQDITSYVSLLSPPVDTPIPDFEADEFRPAEERDFHLVLVDNGRMAMREDEDLRETLYCIRCGACNNACANFQSLGGHGFGGETYTGGIGTGWEAGVHEMEGAGEMSELCTGCSRCVPKCPVKIDIPWINTVVQDRTNRDAEPGDFDFLVDGLTPDEEPSGLDLQKRFFGNIETVAKLGSLAPGLANALADTSLADWLLERFVGVDERRDLPEFAGETLREWYGARGPRVDDPDREVVLYPDLYTEYFEPERGKAAVRALEALGVRVRIPEVPESGRAPLSQGMVATAREQAERVHGALVGHVDDGRDVVIIEPSDLAMFRSDYEHLLPERSHERLAEHSYDVMEYIYGLLENGADADALAGPAGEGEGRGDERVAYHSHCQQRTLGVERYTTAVLEELGYELRESDVECCGMAGSFGYKSEYYEVSMDVGKRLRADLGDVAGEELVASGTSCRTQLDALYDRAATHPVELVAPETGSR, encoded by the coding sequence ATGAGCTCGCGACGTGACCGCGCGGATGACCTGCGGGAGCTGATGGAATCAGAGGGCGAAGCCATCGGCGGGAACACCCAGCTCATAAACCAGCTCACCGCCGAGAACGTCGGCAGCTTCGACCGCTACGAGGAGCTTCGGGAGGAGGCCCGCGCGACCAAGGAAGCGGCCATCGAGAACCTCCCTGACCTGATCGACCGGCTGGAGGAGGCCGTCAGCGCCAACGGCGGGCAACTGCACGTCGCGCAGGACGCTGCCGACGCCAACCGGATCATCGAGGAGATACTCGACGAGCGGGGGGCCGAAAAGCTGGTGAAGTCGAAGTCGATGACCACGGAGGAACTGGAGGTCAACGACCACCTTGAACCCGACTACGAGGTCGTCGAGACCGACCTCGGGGAGTACGTCATCCAGGTGGCCGACGAGACGCCCTCACACATGATCGGGCCGGCGATGCACAAATCGGCTGCAGACATCGCTGACCTGTTCAACGACGCGTTCGACCTGGAGGAACCCCTGTCCGACGACCCCGCGGAGCTGACCGAATTCGCCCGCGAGCGGGTTGGCGAGCACATCCTCGACGCGGACGCGGGCATGACGGGCGCGAACTTCGTCGTCGCCGAGAGCGGGTCGATCATGCTGGTCACCAACGAGGGCAACGCCCGCAAGACCGCCGTCACGCCCGACACTCACATCGCGGTCACGGGCGTCGAGAAGGTGGTCCCGACGGTCTCGGACCTCCAGCCCTTCACCGAGCTCATCGCCCGAACGGGGACCGGCCAGGACATCACCTCCTACGTCTCCCTGCTCTCGCCGCCGGTCGACACACCGATTCCGGACTTCGAGGCGGACGAGTTCCGCCCCGCCGAGGAGCGGGATTTTCACCTCGTGCTCGTGGACAACGGCCGGATGGCGATGCGCGAGGACGAGGATCTGCGGGAGACGCTGTACTGTATCCGGTGTGGCGCTTGTAATAACGCGTGTGCCAACTTCCAGTCGTTGGGGGGACACGGCTTCGGCGGCGAGACCTACACCGGCGGCATCGGCACGGGCTGGGAGGCCGGCGTTCACGAGATGGAGGGTGCCGGCGAGATGAGCGAACTCTGTACAGGCTGCTCGCGGTGCGTGCCCAAGTGCCCGGTGAAGATCGACATCCCGTGGATCAACACCGTCGTGCAGGACCGAACCAACCGCGACGCCGAACCCGGCGATTTCGACTTCCTGGTCGACGGACTCACACCCGACGAGGAGCCCTCGGGGCTCGACCTGCAGAAGCGCTTTTTCGGGAACATCGAGACCGTCGCGAAGCTGGGGTCGCTGGCGCCCGGGCTGGCGAACGCGCTCGCGGACACGAGCCTGGCGGACTGGCTGCTGGAGCGGTTTGTGGGGGTCGACGAGCGCCGAGACCTGCCCGAGTTCGCCGGCGAGACCCTGCGGGAGTGGTACGGTGCCCGCGGGCCCCGCGTCGACGACCCCGACCGCGAGGTGGTCCTGTATCCGGACCTCTACACCGAGTACTTCGAGCCCGAACGCGGGAAGGCGGCCGTCCGGGCGCTGGAGGCGCTGGGGGTTCGGGTGCGGATCCCCGAGGTGCCTGAGAGCGGCCGGGCACCGCTCTCGCAGGGGATGGTCGCGACCGCCCGCGAGCAGGCCGAGCGAGTGCACGGCGCGCTCGTGGGCCACGTCGACGACGGCCGGGACGTGGTCATCATCGAGCCAAGCGACCTGGCGATGTTCCGGTCGGACTACGAGCACCTGCTGCCCGAGCGCTCCCACGAGCGCCTGGCCGAGCACAGCTACGACGTGATGGAATACATCTACGGCCTGCTGGAGAACGGGGCCGACGCCGATGCCCTCGCGGGGCCCGCGGGTGAGGGGGAGGGAAGGGGAGACGAACGGGTCGCCTACCACAGCCACTGCCAGCAGCGGACGCTGGGCGTCGAGCGCTACACCACGGCCGTGCTGGAGGAGCTCGGCTACGAGCTGCGGGAGTCGGATGTGGAGTGTTGCGGGATGGCCGGCTCTTTCGGGTACAAATCCGAGTACTACGAGGTGAGCATGGACGTCGGCAAGCGGCTACGGGCGGACCTGGGTGACGTTGCGGGGGAGGAACTGGTCGCGAGCGGGACCTCCTGCCGGACGCAGCTGGACGCGCTGTACGACCGCGCGGCGACCCACCCCGTCGAGTTGGTCGCTCCAGAGACCGGGTCTCGGTAG
- a CDS encoding ABC transporter ATP-binding protein, producing MSSSTDADTERGEAGAESATEHAVRCSGVSHEYRSRESRLLPWRSGEVTATTALKNVSLAVERDEVVGVAGPSGSGKSTLLHLLAGLTVPTDGTVEVAGTDLASLSARERTAFRLRHVGLVFQRFHLLPSLSARGNVALPLLQRGVGRSRRRERAETLLERVGLDDRVGHRPAQLSGGEQQRVAIARALVTEPDVVLADEPTGELDAETGRTVLDVLTEAAGGRAVVIASHDRAALAAADRVYRLGDGELASAGIEARR from the coding sequence ATGTCGTCCAGCACGGACGCCGACACGGAGCGGGGGGAGGCGGGTGCCGAGTCGGCCACGGAGCACGCGGTCCGCTGTTCCGGGGTGTCCCACGAGTACCGTAGCCGGGAGTCGCGGCTGCTGCCCTGGCGCTCCGGCGAGGTGACGGCGACCACAGCACTGAAGAACGTCTCGCTGGCTGTTGAGAGGGACGAGGTGGTGGGTGTCGCCGGCCCCAGCGGGAGCGGGAAGTCGACGCTGTTGCACCTGCTGGCCGGGTTGACAGTCCCAACCGACGGCACCGTCGAGGTTGCAGGGACGGACCTGGCGTCGCTGTCGGCCCGCGAGCGGACGGCCTTCCGGCTCCGGCACGTCGGGCTGGTGTTCCAGCGGTTCCACCTGCTGCCCTCGCTGTCCGCGCGGGGGAACGTAGCGCTCCCGCTACTCCAGCGCGGGGTCGGGCGATCCCGGCGGCGTGAAAGGGCAGAGACGCTCCTTGAACGGGTGGGTCTGGACGACCGGGTCGGCCACCGGCCCGCCCAACTCAGCGGGGGTGAACAGCAACGGGTCGCCATCGCGCGGGCGCTCGTGACCGAGCCGGACGTGGTGCTGGCCGACGAGCCGACGGGGGAACTCGACGCCGAGACGGGTCGGACTGTTCTCGACGTCCTGACCGAGGCCGCGGGGGGGCGGGCAGTCGTCATCGCCTCCCACGACCGCGCGGCGCTCGCGGCGGCCGACCGGGTGTACCGCCTCGGAGACGGCGAACTCGCGTCCGCGGGCATCGAGGCCCGCCGATAG
- a CDS encoding FtsX-like permease family protein has protein sequence MAAPDDGGSRWARWRGLVGLAGRRLRGRTADGLFNRVTFTVLVVAVAVALLVVVTGLSLGLASGAAVGAGNADFRVVPESGGTLSSVVAVGDPALGDAHGRAAELAAVDGVRRVTPVLVGVVRLRAPASEAPEYVLGVGVVPPEEPVRVGGLSTAPLTPGDSGFVNGSGDGSGAGDGGETTGEVVLSPAAATLLNASAGDDLVVGSPASGTVEYSGYGVTAVADSRARGPAGNAPVALFHLRDLQALTGAAEGDQATQVLVWTSGSGVKPQLEATASGAQVLERGGLNAEQVFDSDLPLAVAAAALLVALGVVGLFVATTMGLEVETDRQFLAVLAAVGVARRSRLAVVAATTVGLAALGGLVGVVLGAGLVVALNVAVPALLGLPVAVQFSPLLAVYGVGVAVLAGLLAVPYPLAVARRTATSEVLGR, from the coding sequence ATGGCTGCTCCCGACGACGGTGGGTCGCGGTGGGCCCGGTGGCGAGGGCTGGTCGGGCTGGCCGGGCGCCGCCTCCGCGGCCGGACGGCAGACGGCCTGTTCAACCGCGTCACGTTCACGGTGCTGGTCGTCGCCGTCGCGGTCGCGCTGCTCGTCGTCGTCACCGGGCTCAGTCTCGGGCTGGCCTCGGGGGCCGCGGTCGGGGCCGGGAACGCCGACTTCCGGGTCGTCCCCGAGTCGGGTGGCACGCTCAGCTCCGTCGTCGCGGTCGGGGACCCGGCGCTCGGCGACGCTCACGGCCGGGCCGCGGAACTGGCAGCCGTCGATGGCGTTCGTCGGGTCACGCCCGTGCTCGTCGGGGTCGTCCGATTGCGCGCACCGGCGAGCGAGGCCCCCGAGTACGTCCTTGGGGTCGGGGTCGTCCCGCCCGAGGAGCCCGTCCGGGTCGGCGGGCTGTCGACGGCGCCACTGACACCCGGCGACTCCGGGTTCGTGAACGGGAGCGGAGATGGGTCCGGTGCGGGTGACGGCGGCGAGACCACGGGCGAGGTCGTCCTCTCGCCGGCGGCGGCGACGCTTCTGAACGCCTCGGCTGGCGACGACTTGGTGGTGGGTAGCCCGGCGTCCGGGACGGTCGAGTACTCGGGGTACGGGGTGACGGCCGTCGCCGACAGCCGGGCGCGGGGGCCGGCCGGCAACGCCCCGGTCGCGCTCTTTCACCTGCGTGACCTCCAGGCGTTGACCGGAGCTGCGGAGGGCGACCAGGCCACGCAGGTCCTCGTCTGGACGTCCGGATCGGGTGTGAAACCGCAACTGGAGGCGACCGCTTCCGGGGCGCAAGTCCTCGAGCGGGGCGGACTGAATGCGGAGCAGGTCTTCGACTCGGACCTCCCACTGGCCGTCGCGGCCGCCGCGCTGCTCGTCGCGCTCGGCGTCGTCGGCCTGTTCGTCGCGACCACGATGGGCCTGGAGGTCGAGACCGACCGGCAGTTCCTGGCGGTGCTGGCTGCGGTCGGCGTCGCCCGCCGCTCCCGGCTGGCCGTCGTCGCCGCGACGACGGTCGGCCTCGCGGCGCTCGGCGGCCTCGTGGGCGTGGTGCTGGGTGCGGGCCTCGTGGTCGCCCTGAACGTCGCTGTACCCGCGCTGCTTGGCCTCCCGGTGGCCGTCCAGTTCTCGCCGCTCCTGGCGGTCTACGGCGTTGGGGTCGCCGTCCTCGCGGGGCTGCTCGCAGTGCCTTACCCGCTGGCCGTCGCGCGCCGGACAGCCACCAGCGAGGTGCTCGGGCGGTGA
- a CDS encoding ABC transporter permease: MTGERLRRAWGAVGLAGVRLQRNPRRTALAVVGVGLAVLAVTLFASVGLGVAATGEEKFDSSGRDLWVTGGPLEIRARETAPLENSLLGAHEVAAGIRSHEDVAVATPMAFQAIYVGANASDLRLITAVGVLKAPAGTAVSVDSGEGLERGDVHYANGSYDGPMTRNVLLDPGTAERLGVSVGDTVHVGASRAGARERGFTVVGVSSTFSNFLGTETAVLHLSELQALTGTTGADRASLLTVRLREGADPEAVRADLQAAYRDLEVRTNREQLTAVLGRQAPVVGSAAALVALSVALGLALALNLLLLTVTQQRRELAALQAIGLSPRTLSLTVGTQGLLVGLGGATLGMLATPVAAAGLDRAVAAVVGFESLLRTPPEVYLLGAAVAVGVGTLSGLVAGWYAGRTATLPELRG, encoded by the coding sequence GTGACCGGGGAGCGGCTCAGGCGTGCGTGGGGCGCGGTCGGGCTGGCCGGGGTTCGACTCCAGCGGAATCCCCGGCGGACCGCGCTCGCGGTGGTGGGCGTCGGGCTCGCGGTGCTCGCGGTGACGCTCTTTGCGAGTGTCGGCCTGGGCGTGGCGGCGACCGGCGAGGAGAAGTTCGACAGCTCCGGGCGGGATCTGTGGGTGACCGGTGGGCCACTCGAGATCCGCGCCCGGGAGACCGCGCCGCTGGAGAACAGCCTCCTCGGCGCCCACGAGGTGGCCGCGGGGATCCGTAGCCACGAGGACGTCGCCGTGGCCACGCCGATGGCTTTCCAGGCCATCTATGTCGGCGCGAACGCCTCGGACCTGCGGCTGATTACTGCTGTGGGCGTGCTGAAAGCCCCCGCGGGGACCGCCGTCTCGGTCGACAGCGGGGAGGGGCTGGAACGGGGGGACGTCCACTACGCCAACGGGAGCTACGACGGGCCGATGACCCGGAACGTGCTGCTGGACCCGGGGACCGCCGAGCGCCTGGGCGTCTCGGTCGGTGACACGGTCCACGTGGGCGCGAGCCGGGCGGGCGCACGCGAGCGGGGGTTCACCGTTGTCGGGGTCTCGTCGACGTTCTCGAACTTTCTCGGGACCGAGACGGCCGTGTTGCACCTGAGCGAACTCCAGGCGCTGACGGGGACGACCGGTGCGGACCGGGCGTCGCTGCTGACCGTCCGGCTGCGGGAGGGTGCGGACCCAGAGGCAGTCAGGGCTGACCTGCAGGCGGCCTATCGTGACCTGGAGGTGCGGACGAACCGCGAGCAACTCACCGCGGTTCTGGGCCGGCAGGCGCCCGTCGTGGGGAGCGCGGCCGCGCTGGTCGCGCTGAGCGTCGCGTTGGGGCTGGCGCTCGCGCTCAATCTGCTGTTGCTGACGGTCACCCAGCAACGGCGCGAGCTGGCCGCGCTCCAGGCGATCGGGCTCTCCCCGCGGACGCTCTCGCTGACGGTCGGCACCCAGGGCCTCCTGGTCGGCCTCGGGGGCGCGACCCTGGGGATGCTCGCGACGCCCGTCGCCGCGGCCGGGCTCGACCGCGCTGTCGCCGCGGTCGTCGGGTTCGAGTCGCTGCTCCGGACGCCCCCGGAGGTGTACCTCCTGGGCGCGGCCGTCGCCGTGGGCGTCGGGACGCTGAGTGGGCTCGTCGCCGGCTGGTACGCGGGCCGGACCGCGACGCTCCCGGAGCTCCGGGGGTAG